The Salvelinus sp. IW2-2015 linkage group LG32, ASM291031v2, whole genome shotgun sequence genome includes the window ctgcagaaatactttggtacccttccccagatctgtgccttgacacaatcctgtctcggagctctgtggacaattccttcaacctcatggcttggtttttgctctgacatgcactgtcaactgtgggaccttgtatagacaggtgtgtgcctttccaatcaattgaatttacctcatGTGGACTCatgtggaaacaggatgcaccggagatcaattttgagtctaatagcgaaggttctgaatacttatgtaaataaggtatttctgttatttattttttaatacatttgcaaagatttgtAAAAYcctgttttcgctttgtcattatggggtattgtgWATAGATTGATGAGGGGYAAaaaatatgtaatacattttagcataaggctgtaacttaacaaaatgtggaaaaagtcaaggggtctgaatactttccgaatgcgctgtatttagacactggtttggtgctggagataatgaatatgaagttgaaaagcggcagaattgccctttaagccttaaatcaaatcaaagtgtattggtcgtgTACATAGATTTTGTAGatgcatgtgtttttttttcatatCCAATAGTTCatctagcaatacaataacaatacacataTAATCCAAATAGTTGAccaatatcagaacgagcaatgtcagtgtccggaatatatacactgagtgtacaaaacattaagaacacctgctttttccatgacatagactgaccaggtgaatccaggtgatagCTATGAACCCTTATCGAtgacacttgttaaatccacttcaatcagtgtttaGATAGGGGAGGAGACAACTTAAAGACtgatttttatgccttgagacaattgagtcatggattgtgtatgtgtgccatttggagggtgaataggcaagacaaaagatttaagtgccgtTGCACCGGGtacagtagtaggtgccaggcgcatcggtttgtgtcaagaactgcaacactgccgTGATTTTCACgcccaacagtttcccgtgtgtatcgagaatggtccaccacccataacacaactgtgggaagcattagagtcaatatgggccagcatccctgtggaacgcattcgacaccttgtagagttgaggctgttctgagggcaatatTAGAAaagtgctcttaatgttttgtacactcagtttatatacggtgcattcggaaagtattcagaccccttgactttttccacattttgttactttacatccttattctaaaatgaataaaaaaaataaaaaaatcatcatCAATTTACACGCAAtagcccatattgacaaagcaaaaacagttttttagacatttttgcgatTGTGCAATGACTGCCCTTGTTTCActagtgttaggttctaattctcagtgTAAAAAACTCGACAGacattatgaaagcttaaccaagtttattcttcccagaggatcaatacagctgcattagacaaacacattttcacacaagcactgatatttaaccgttCCTCATAGGCTGAGTCCCCTCCtacccatctgtacaaacatcgtTCATCactgctaggcaggacactaGTGATACGGGCCATGAACTTTTATTTCTCCCTTAAGGTGACCTGACCCCCtccatcactaatccatggctctctctccttatcaatgcctgccacatgtaatcgcttccctgcactcaacacattccaagcttaattgcacccacgatataccttcctcctataaccattaACTCTGTTCCAGGGGTCCTAGGACTATAGGCTACACttaaagttatttggccactttagttgtgatgcaAACCTTCTGAAACAtctaggcctatgggctaggttaCATAATGCATGGGCCTACGATTTGAAAAAGAAGCAAAAATTGTctttaaaaaaacgaaataatatatgtgtgaaattagttttgatttagaatgggctgttatcatgcacctgtcggaACGGGGGCATGGGGGGGGGGAGACGTCATCAGTAGGCACTGATGCTTTCCAgaggttcattttcatgccagccaggtaggctactccagttgcaaagcaatgtgcttaatattaggaaagttgagaaataaatctaTTAGGCCTGGCCCAGGGGTGRACAATTAGAATTCAAAGAGGTCCAGTGACTTAACATTTTCTCCCCACAAAGGTCCGAGCCATTAAAATGTCTAACGTGCGCTATGATTTGGGGGCATATGTAGTTCTTGTATATGTCGAGCTAATAAACAAAGTACTACATTTCAATAACATTTCGACAATATTTATTGCACATTTCCAATGCAGACACATTAAacatgaggtaaaataaatatgcagcctagtcataaataaaagtaggccTATCACAAATGTTCTCATTTCAAGCAGAACAAGACTGCATCTTCACAAAACAAGAACAAAAGTGCCTGTTTCTGGAAAAAGTGATTTGATTTCTGAACAAATAAGAAACCACAGGTTTAATATTGATCTTTCCTACTCTCTCCCACttcacttctccatctctcttctttaGTGAGAGAAATGGGCTGTTTCTTGCCCTGCCAGTCATTTGAAccttggctggaatggagtcagtgTCATTCTCATGCACATATGTAGGTGCTCATTGGTGAGTCTAGAGCGGTACTGATTTTTAATGATGTTCATAGTGGAGACAGAAGACTCCCAACTGTATGTGGAGCCAAACATGGTCAATGTGTGTGGTGCTACTTTGGTTAGACCAGGGAAAACAGTCTGACACAGCCTGCAGCCAGAAAGTGTCATGATCAGTTAGTTGAAAGTGCTCTCTTAGTGCAACATTTGCTTGCAGATCAATCTGTTCCATCTGTGGAGATCCAGCATGTCCCCTGACATCTGTGATGAGGAATGGATTCTCAATTAGAAGAAGGAGCTGCTGTCAAAGTGATTTCTGAAGTTTACAATCAGCTTGTCTATGAAGTCAACATGAAGAGAAACATCTCTCTCACCCTGAATCTGTTCCTGCACTTTTGGGAAGTGTGCACAGTCTCCTTGAAGATCTTCCTTGAACACTTCCAGTTTCCTCTGGAAGGAGCGGACAGATGCCAGCAAATCAGAAACTGAATTGTTCTCGCCCTGTAGTTTCACGTTAAACTCATTAGGGTGTGATGTGATGTCTACCCAAAAAGCAACAATATCCATTTTGCTCTCGTCTTGCAAAAGAAGTGAACACTGTGTTGCCTTCTGACTCTTGAGCTGTACTAGGAAAGCTGTTATTTGCCTCAACTTCTTTCAGGAATTCTCTCAGCAGGCGATGTTGATGAGACGAGGATGCCCTGAGGAAGTGGATGAGTTTCATCATTGTATTCATCACTTCAGCATACTCTTCTGACAGATTGGCGCACAGGACGGACTGATGAATGACGCAGTGGTAAGCTGTGAGATCAAGGTTGTCCTCTTTCAGCCGTgccacagctcctctctctcttcctgtcatgGCAGGGGCCCCGTCTGAGGTGATGGAGATCACTTGTTTTAGATCTATGCCCCTCTTTCTCAGCATGTCCTTTATGGCCATGTATATGTCTTTTTCCTCTTGTATGTGTCTCGAGTGGTGTTACACCTAACAGGTCTTCACAGAATTCCTTCTTCCCTGTGTGGTAAAATCTAACATACACCAGAAGCTGGGCATTATCACTCACATCAGTAGATTCATTAACAGCTAATGCTCTGCATGGTGCTCTCCGAATAGCTTCATCAAGCTGTGTTAATACATCCTCTGTTCGTATTTCACTCTTTCTTGCTGATGTTGTACGTGACATTGGGATATGCTTGATCTTCTCACACAGCTCGTCTTTTTGTTTACCGTCAAGTAAGTTTCAGCAACAGCATTCATGCACTCCATCGCCACTCCCCAGTCAGTAAATGGCTTTTGGTATTGACCCAAAATCCAAGCTATTTTTAGTGAACATTCGTTTGCACGTTGTTGGGCAGTGAATGCAGAGAGGACTCTGGTGGACCGATCATACTGGGCTTTGAGTTTGTTTATTTTGCGTGCCCTCACCTCCAGACTGCTGTGGATATGTTTGCTTAGAATATATGTGCTTTGTCTCGCAGTGGCAGGCAGAGTGGTTGGACACTCGCTGCGGGAAGGATAAAGCCATATTTGTCTGTCCACTCTTCTTTGAAAGCTCAATTTTCTGTATCGACTTTCCTGACTTTTGCACACGCAATTCTATAATTTCTCCTCTCGCTTCCGCTTTTGCttctctcgctgcctctctctctgacgACATCAGTCTCCTAACATGCATTGTAAACATTCCCTTTGATTGGCTGAGTTTCGTGACGTGATTTAAATAACGCACGTGGTTGAACAGCACACAGTAGTATGGGGCGCTGTCTGGGACCTTCCCAGCTGCACTGAGCCAGCGCGGTATGTGTACATTGAACAAAAGGGTTGCTTCATCAGTATTTAATTGAACAATTATTTCMGAGAAATGTGTCGAGGTCCAGATAAATCCTTCGTCCGCCAATTGTGCACCTctggcctagcctatagaaagctgatgggatcctcctgtTTTTAATCATCAAAACTATGTTTCCTTACGCAATTGCATagaatagcctatagaaatgttgaaaatgtaaGGAACACTTATTTCATTCAatgcatcaaccagctatgagGAGATGGGTCTCGCTGCGCAACAGGTGATCCTATTACGCTGAAACTCTGAGTGccagggctctcatgaagtgttacATTTTCCRggttgcatttgcattgatgtcagagtgattagagggacaatagagccctgagtaccWGGCCATTAYRGATTGGCTGTTAGCAAGTtgggtaggctactaatgaccatcagcggtATCAGAGTGCAGTTTTGGAGAAGTCTAGTcaccgtgactcaacggtcacgtgaAATTTGACTGCGGTTATGActacacaccaccctctggagagccatgcggttGCTGGCGgttcagttgccataccaggcggtgatgcagcctgacaatgctctcgaaggtgcatctgtagaagtttgttagGGTCTTAGGAGccatgccaaatttctttagcctcctgaggttgaagaggcgctgttgcatcttcttcaccacggtgtcaGTGTGGTAAGTCCATTTCAGGTCCTTGGTGATGcgcacgccaaggaacttgaagcgtttGGCCCTCTCCATTGTGGGCCTGTCTATGTGGATGGGAgcttgctctctctgctgtctcctgtagtccatgatcagctacttcgttttgttgagggagaggttatctCGTCGTTGTTAGTGATCAGGCCTGCRactgttgtcatcagcaaacttgatgatagagttggagtcgtgcgtagccacacagtcatgagtaaacagggagtacaggagaggctgagCACACCCCCCTAGGGGAGGGGGCCCTGTTgacgatcagcgtggcggatctgggggcgacccatcaggaagtttaggacccagttgcacatggaGGGGTTCAGTCCCAAGGCCCTGAGCTTGGTAATGAGCTTgtgaggcactatggtgttgaaaaccaagctgtagtcgatgaacagcattctcacgtaggtattcctcttgtccaggtgggataaggCGATGTGCAGTGGcttttgcatcatctgtggatctgttgaggRGGTATGCGAATTGTAGCGGATCGAGGGTGTCAGGTAagttggaggtgatatggtccttgattaGCCTCTCAAATTACTTCATGGTgaccgaagtgagtgctacagtgcttagtcatttagctcagttacctttgcttggGTACCGGAACAATGATGGACATCTTAAAGCAAgtgggaacaacagactgggatagggagagattgaataRGTCCATAAGCACTCCagacagctggtctgcacatgagGACGCYGCTTTGGATGCGACCAAAGAAGGTGTTCAGCTTATCTGGGAGTGAGATATcagtgacatggctggttttccctttataatccatgattgtctgacGTCCCTGCCACATGAGTTTTGTGtccgagccgttgaattgcaactccactttgtccctgtactgtcgttTTGCCTCATTGATCGCCTTATGGAGGTCATAGCTGGTTTGTTTTACACGTCCATGTTCCCGGTatccttgccatggttaaatgcagtggttcacactttcagttttgagcaaatgctgccatctatccacagctTTAGGTTTGGATATGTTCTGATCATCACTGTAGGAACAacatgcacttcctgatgaacccagtgaCGGGGTCAGTGTAATCGTAAATGTTATTCCTAGAGGCGACCCAGAACATATCCCGGTCCACGTAatcaaaacagtcctatagcatagattccgattggtcattCCACTGATGGATATACCTTCCCATGGGCGCTTTCTGTTTTAATTTCTGCCCATAGACTGGGAGCAGCAGGatggaggcgtgatctgatttgctgaagggatGARGGGGGAACTTCACCTTGTAGCCTTCCCAGAAGGGAGAATAACAATGGTCAAGTGTCCTCTCTTGTAGCACAGGAGACATGTTGGTAGAACTTTGGAAGCGCTTTTTtcagatttcctttattaaagtccccagcgaCGACAAATGCGGCCTCGGAAAAATTTCCAGTCTCGTCAAAGTTCCTTAAATGCCAACAGCTGAAAATTACTCCGGAAGGTAATGGGGTCGGTATTTGATGGTGAGGAATGCAAGAAcgggagaacaaaaggacttgagttactGTATGTTTTTAATCGTGAAATATACCCCTATGCCTTTATTTCCCCGGAGTGTTCTTTCTTTCTGTCCGCGCGACGGACAGAGAACccggttggttggttggttggttggttggttggttggttggttggttgaagaCAAAATCAAGGAAGAGTGACACATTTCCATAAAACAGATTATGTTGCAGTCCCTTGTCTCTCtgaaaggagatcctcgccctgagctagTCTACCTTATTTTCCAGAGATTgtacattagcaagtaatatactggGTGGTTTGCCATCTTTTTGAGCCTGACTAGGATGCCggccctccttcctctcctctggtgGTGACGTTTTGGTAGAATGCCCGGGATGAATGGTACTGCTTCGGGAAATTCAAATAAAGGTTTGTGTCCAGGGAAGTCGAATTTGTGGAGTGATCGCCGATCTAATGTTCAGGAGTTCTTGTTGGTTGTAGGAGATGATACCAGAAACGTTCTGAGCAAATAAAATAAGacataacacaaaaacaaaacacaaaactgCAAAGTTgcctgtcggcgccatcttgtatcGACTTAACCTTTCGGAATGAATGGGTAAACGTGAAAGTGtatagttgtttttgttttaaccctatccaaaaccttgACCCTTAAATTAAGCATTCGGAATGAATGAAGGACAATGCTCAGcaggaggagcaacccagggtgtcaaaaacactttgaaatgtgatgtttggagaaacgtagaaatttgacatttggagaaacGTGTATAAATGTTAGAATCTGAAGTCAGACTGGTAAAACCATGAGATCTTGTTGGCTCACATACACACTCTGGCATTCAAAAGCAGCCCTATCAAAGAATTGTCAATTAATAATCATATCATTGGATGGAGTGAATGAATGGCTGCAGCAACCGTCTGACAAGCACAACTGGCGCTGCATAACAAATGAGGCCTAATTAGACAAAAGAACAATTAAGTAATTTGAACAATATAATAAGTCGTTCAAATGACTTAGTATCTCGTTCAAACGACTTAATATCTCATTTGAATGACTTGGTAAAAAAAAGAGATAGTAAGTCGTTCAAAcgatattcaatttttttttggcCTTGGGCTTCAGGGCATCCATATATGTGTGTTCATtcatgagcgtgtgtgtgtgtgtgtgtgtgtgtgttcatttgtgtgtgtgcattcattcatgtgcatgtatgtgtgtgcctatgACAAAGGGAGATCCTCCACCCGTTGGCGGCAAGGGAGCAGGTGTGGCGGAGAGGAGGGTACGGGCGCGGAGGGGAGAGGGCCAAGGCCCAGGTGACGGCCTCCAGTGTGGGGGAGGACAGAGCTATGCTCCTGGGCTTCAGCATGATGGCCTTCTCTGTGCTCATGTACTTTCTGATCGGGATCACTCTGGTTAAACCCCACCTAAACAGGTAAGGGAGGCCTCTGTCAATAAGACGTTTATATATGGAGCAGAATCGCTATCTGGTGAGTGGACACCGAGAGCTGGTGGTTTTGTACACTTACAATAGGTTATATTTCTAAGAATCAATCATATGATTCTAAGAATCAAAATCATCTGGGCTGAATTCGTAGGAGATGACTACTGTACRGTATGATCATCTTCAAAGTGAAGAATTTGAGTTAATGCAAGATGGCCAATAATGTAAGATAACTTCAGTAACACTACTGTAGGTGTCCTTGTGCATGCATTCATAACGCCTTTATAACAGCTATAGAAAACATAACATTTSTCAGAAATTGTTGTAACTAGTTATGAGAAACCCCACATGATGTTATAAAACTAGTTATAATTGGTGTAATAGGTGATATTTCATACTGTTGTCATATGCTCTAAGGGAAACTGTTAATAACAACTACTATTACATAGTCTGCATGAAAACTTATGTCATATGTTATTACATGCTACATACAAGATATTGTATCAGGTtattatttaatttaccaaccTCTGTGTCACATTATTACATTGAATGGAATAATGGGCATCATAYCCATGTCATATACCCTTATAAAGTGTGCACAGACACTAAGTAAATTGACATTCATTTGAGGTGTTATAKAACAGTTATGAATTTGCTTATACCATAGGATGAGTTGAGAGTATCACAAAACATAACCatttaaaggatctctaagaCATATGGGCAAAGGGGAGTATAGATGTACTtgtgatttgtatttattttgacaACGAGACAACCACCAGTATGACAACAGTATGAACAGTCATCAATAAACCAATTATAGCTTGTTTTATAAAATAATGTGGGGTTCCTCATTACTAGTTATGACAACTTATAACAGCTTATGACAAATGTTGTGTTATATAGCTGTTATGAATGCATGCATAAGGACAGCTATAGTGTTACCATAACTTctcatcagtggtggaaaaagtacccaattgtcatacttgagtaaaagtaaagataccttaacagaagatgactcaagtaaaagtaaacatcacccagtaaaatactacttgagtaaaagtctaaaagtatttggtctgAAATGTaattaagtgtcaaaagtaaaagtataaataatttcaaattccttataWTAAGCAAACCTgaaggcacaattttcttgttgtaaaatgtatggatagctgCCGCGCACTCAGATGCTATTTACAAATAAAGCGTTTGTGTTTAGRGAGTCTGCCKgatcagaggcagtagggatgaccagggatgttctcttgatactgtaagtgtgtgaattggaccattttcctgtcctgctaagcattcaaaattgaACGAGTAGTTTTGGGTGTCAGTTAYaatttatggagtaaaaagtacattttctatCYgaatgtagtgaagtaaaattaaaagttgtaaaaaatataaatagtagagtacagatacttataaaaaactacttaagcagtactttaaagtatttttacttaagtactttacacaactgcttCTCATCAACTGCTGATGGTTTCAGTGACTGGCATGAGGAGGCCAGCTGCTTGCTGGTCCAGGTTGATGTTCTGGATGAGTGGGCCGACTGCAGAGGGGTCAGCACTGCCCCATGCCTGAGGGTTCTGGTCAACCTCAGTACCTCTGGACAGAAGGCTCGCCTACACTACGATGAAGAGTCTGTACTCCTCAACcatgaggtacagttgaagtcggaagtttacatacaccttagccaaatacatttaaactcagtttttcacaattcctgacatttaatcttagtaaaaattccctgtcgtaggtcagttaggatcaccactttattttaagattgtgaaatgtcagaatagtagtagggagaatgctttatttcagcttttatttctttcatcacatacccagtgggtcagaagtttacatacactcaattagtatttggtagcattgcctttaaattgtttaacttgggtcaaacgtttcgggtagccttccacaagcttcccacaataagttgggtgaattttgtcccattccttctgacagagctggtgtaactgagtcaggtttgtaggcctccttgctcgcacacgctttttcagtctgccaacaaattttctatgtgattgaggtcagggcttgtgatggccactccaatactttgactttgttgtccttaagccattttgccacaactttggaagtatgcttggggtcattgtccatttggaagacccatttgcgaccaagctttaacttcctgactgatgtctttaatgttgcttcaatatatccacataattttccatcttcatgaaccatctattttgtgaagtgcaccagtcccttctgcagcaaagcacccccacaacatgatgctggcacccttgtgcttcacggttgggatggtgttcttcggcttgcaagcctccccctttgtcctccaatataacgatggtcattatggccaaaaagttatatttctgtttcatcagaccagaggacatttctccaaaaagtacgatctttgtcccgatgtgcagttgcaaaccgtagtctggctttttttatggcggttttggggcagtggcttcttccttgctgagcggccttttaggttatgtcgatatagtaatcgttttaatgtggatatagatatttttgtacctgtttccattACATccctttctggaattttccaagctttttaaaggcacagacaacttagtgtaggtaaacttctgacccactggaattgtgatacagtgaattataagtgaaataatctgtctgtaagcaattgttggaaaaattacttctcaTGCARaaagtagatgacctaaccgacttgccaaaactatagtttgtcaacaagaaatttgtggagtggttgataaatgagttttaatgactccaacctaagtgtatgtaaacttccgacatcaactgtagaATAAAGGCCACCAGTGACAATGTCGCTAATTTGAGAAATTTGCTTCAGTCATTAATAAGGAGAAGCTTCCATCCGGAGTGACTGGTGTCTAGCTTATGTGCATTAGTCATGCGTGCAAGTCATGATATATATCGGACTTAGATAATATAAACAAAATATGTATACTATTTTTCCCTTATCATTGCAGTGTTTCTACATACCCAAATGTCAAGTAGACAGGAAAGTCCTTGTGGACGAAGTGCAGAAAATCCAAAACACTTTGGAGGAGACACAAGGCAGTGAGTTGCGTTGTCTATCCGACCCCAGAAAATACCCCGAGGACACCATTTTGAAGAGGAAGTACACGTTAGGCCTTGCCCTGTGGTCTCTGCTGTGGCCCAGCTTAATGCTGGGCGGGGGAGCTCTACTGGTGGGCCTGGTGAAGCTCAACCAGAGACTGGCACACCTCTGTACGGAGCTGGGTAATGAGGCAGCAGGGGGTAGGCTGACAACGATGACAAATACCCAAGGCAAACTCTATCAGCTCCTTAGGTGGTCTGGCTCTGGACAGCACTCYCCTATGCAGGATGACTCAGTGAAGTGGTAGCTGACAGTGGCTTTGTTCCAATGTGTAATAAGTGTACTACAATGTGTCTTGTAATGTATCCAGTGAAAGGACATGGAGATAACATACTGTGTAGGTGATCCCCACTGTACAGAAGGAAGTCTATGGGTTGA containing:
- the kcnmb3 gene encoding calcium-activated potassium channel subunit beta-3 produces the protein MFLNTASPRKSFSVPISINLQGARRRQTREILHPLAAREQVWRRGGYGRGGERAKAQVTASSVGEDRAMLLGFSMMAFSVLMYFLIGITLVKPHLNSDWHEEASCLLVQVDVLDEWADCRGVSTAPCLRVLVNLSTSGQKARLHYDEESVLLNHECFYIPKCQVDRKVLVDEVQKIQNTLEETQGSELRCLSDPRKYPEDTILKRKYTLGLALWSLLWPSLMLGGGALLVGLVKLNQRLAHLCTELGNEAAGGRLTTMTNTQGKLYQLLRWSGSGQHSPMQDDSVKW